The proteins below come from a single Ochotona princeps isolate mOchPri1 chromosome 6, mOchPri1.hap1, whole genome shotgun sequence genomic window:
- the LOC101521799 gene encoding olfactory receptor 4N4C — MDIDNITVVTEFILLGLTQSRNMQLLVFVLISIFYIIILPGNFLIILTIRSDPGLSAPLYFFLGNLAFLDASYSFIVAPRMLVDFFSEKKVISYRGCITQLFFLHFLGGGEGLLLVVMAFDRYIAICRPLHYSTVMNPRACYAMLLALWLGGFIHSIIQVALILRLPFCGPNKLDNFFCDVPQVIKLACTDTFMVELLMVFNSGLMTLLCFLGLLSSYAVILCHVGRSASEGKRKAVSTCTTHVIIILLMFGPAIFIYTRPFKALPADKVISFFHTVIFPLMNPVIYTLRNQEVKTSMKRLLSSHVVY; from the coding sequence ATGGACATAGACAACATTACAGTGGTGACAGAATTCATCCTCCTTGGACTCACTCAGTCTCGAAATATGCAGCTCCTGGTCTTTGTACTGATCTCGATTTTCTACATCATCATCCTCCCTGGAAACTTCCTCATCATCCTCACCATAAGATCGGACCCAGGACTCTCTGCCCCACTTTACTTCTTCCTGGGCAACTTGGCCTTCCTGGATGCGTCCTACTCCTTCATCGTGGCTCCCAGGATGCTGGTGGACTTCTTCTCTGAGAAGAAGGTCATCTCCTACAGAGGCTGCATCACTCAGCTCTTTTTCCTGCACTtcctgggaggaggggaagggttgCTTCTTGTGGTGATGGCCTTTGACCGCTACATCGCCATCTGCCGGCCTTTGCACTACTCAACTGTCATGAACCCTAGAGCGTGCTATGCAATGCTGCTAGCTCTGTGGCTTGGGGGTTTTATCCACTCCATTATCCAGGTGGCTCTCATCCTGCGTTTGCCTTTCTGTGGCCCCAACAAGCTGGATAACTTCTTCTGTGATGTCCCCCAGGTCATCAAGCTGGCCTGCACGGACACCTTCATGGTGGAGCTTCTGATGGTGTTCAACAGTGGTCTCATGACACTGCTGTGCTTCCTGGGGCTTCTGTCTTCCTACGCTGTCATCCTCTGCCATGTTGGTAGGTCAGCTTCTGAAGGCAAGAGGAAGGCTGTATCTACCTGTACCACTCATGTCATTATTATACTCCTCATGTTTGGGCCTGCCATCTTCATCTACACTCGTCCATTCAAGGCCTTACCAGCTGATAAAGTGATTTCGTTCTTCCACACAGTGATCTTTCCCTTGATGAATCCTGTGATTTACACACTTCGCAACCAGGAAGTAAAAACTTCCATGAAGAGATTATTAAGTTCACATGTGGTCTATTGA